One segment of Rhodopirellula baltica SH 1 DNA contains the following:
- a CDS encoding DUF1592 domain-containing protein: protein MRPISPLRLATGFVWIACLASISASLANAANPKPHDKWAVGASAVEFLQDQCIDCHDGSTGEGGFDIHSVSTDLSNAANLNQWVSIHDRVQKGEMPPPEEIELDPQMARDFTEPLRHQLRTFQLDQQRRIGRVRGRRLSNEQLSRTLQDLLRVELPLEDLMPPEQRVGGYVHLASAQSMSHFQLSTHLKVVDAALDAAFAKVLEPTSDWEIDMAPEKIANKPKGRRNRDPEMRKGLAVVWSSGMIFYGRISSTRVPEDGWYEITLTASGLKMPEDHGVWCSVRSGECNSGAPLLSWVGSFEAEAEPKTMTYQAWLPKGHMLEVRPADRTLKQGRFQGGQVGFGEGEDQDLPGVAMHSLKMKRIYPGGDRKESRDRLLGRLPLRYNRELNRSEVNVDKFNEKRDRNELRAAIVRFADLAFRRPTDASTIESILQLAEEERQSGATFIDALRAGYRAVLCSPRFLYLTEFADESGKLDDWAIASRLSYFLTGSMPDAALRKAADQGVLRDAEELQRQTDRLLQTRRGQHFLVDFSNQWLDLLDIDFTEPDRRLFRDFDPTVQAAMLDETHHFLQRLLNEDRPIRELVGADYTFLNTRLARYYGLTESDADIADLDDQTKLVRVDPESPRGGLLSHGSILKVTAAGNDTSPVLRGIWVSERILGIEIPSPPENVPAVEPDIRGAKTIRELLAKHQADASCAACHQNIDPPGFALENFDAGGRWRERYMQKRGNAYKPGPAVDPSFEMPEGSTFDSFVTFRNLIAKKDERLAANVASHFVTYATGQTIQFADRDRIEKIVSNSRDNQFGFRSLLDEVIRSDLFLSK from the coding sequence ATGCGTCCGATCTCGCCCCTCCGGCTGGCAACAGGTTTTGTCTGGATTGCCTGCCTCGCATCCATTTCTGCGTCCCTCGCCAACGCGGCCAATCCGAAACCCCACGATAAATGGGCGGTCGGGGCCAGCGCGGTGGAATTTCTGCAGGACCAGTGCATCGATTGCCACGATGGTTCCACCGGCGAAGGAGGATTCGACATCCACTCGGTGTCGACCGATTTGTCGAACGCCGCCAACCTGAATCAATGGGTTTCGATTCACGACCGAGTTCAGAAGGGTGAGATGCCTCCTCCCGAGGAAATTGAACTCGACCCGCAAATGGCTCGTGATTTTACCGAACCACTCCGGCATCAATTGCGGACATTTCAACTCGACCAGCAACGACGCATCGGACGTGTTCGAGGCCGCCGATTGAGTAACGAACAATTGTCTCGTACCCTGCAGGATCTGCTGCGAGTCGAATTGCCACTCGAAGACTTGATGCCTCCCGAACAACGGGTCGGTGGCTACGTTCATCTGGCATCGGCGCAATCAATGTCGCACTTTCAATTGAGCACTCACTTGAAAGTCGTCGATGCGGCTCTCGACGCAGCATTCGCAAAGGTGCTGGAGCCAACATCGGATTGGGAAATCGACATGGCTCCTGAAAAGATTGCCAACAAACCCAAAGGCCGACGAAACCGCGACCCTGAAATGCGGAAAGGGCTGGCCGTGGTTTGGTCGTCTGGAATGATCTTCTACGGTCGTATCTCCTCGACGCGAGTTCCCGAGGATGGTTGGTACGAGATCACTCTGACAGCGTCCGGACTAAAAATGCCCGAGGACCACGGCGTTTGGTGCAGTGTCCGAAGTGGTGAGTGCAATTCAGGAGCTCCGCTGTTGTCGTGGGTCGGAAGTTTTGAAGCCGAAGCCGAGCCCAAGACGATGACTTACCAAGCGTGGCTTCCCAAAGGGCACATGTTGGAAGTCCGCCCGGCCGACCGAACGCTGAAACAGGGACGCTTCCAAGGTGGCCAAGTCGGGTTTGGCGAAGGCGAAGACCAAGACCTTCCCGGCGTGGCGATGCACTCGCTGAAGATGAAACGCATCTATCCCGGTGGCGACCGCAAAGAATCTCGTGATCGTTTGCTGGGCAGACTTCCGCTTCGCTACAACCGTGAGCTCAATCGTTCGGAAGTCAACGTCGACAAATTCAATGAGAAACGAGATCGAAACGAACTGCGTGCGGCGATTGTTCGATTCGCTGATCTCGCATTCCGTCGTCCGACAGATGCATCAACAATCGAATCCATTTTGCAACTTGCCGAAGAAGAACGGCAAAGCGGTGCGACCTTCATTGATGCATTGCGTGCCGGCTATCGAGCCGTGCTTTGCTCGCCTCGTTTCTTGTATCTGACCGAATTCGCGGATGAATCTGGGAAACTGGACGATTGGGCGATCGCTTCGCGACTGAGCTATTTCCTGACCGGTTCGATGCCCGACGCTGCTTTGCGAAAAGCAGCCGACCAAGGTGTGCTCCGTGACGCAGAAGAACTCCAACGTCAAACGGACCGCCTGCTGCAAACTCGTCGCGGACAGCATTTCTTGGTCGACTTCTCAAACCAATGGTTGGACCTTCTTGACATTGATTTCACGGAACCAGACCGACGGTTGTTTCGTGATTTCGATCCGACCGTGCAAGCGGCCATGCTGGACGAGACGCACCATTTTTTGCAGCGTCTTCTGAATGAGGATCGCCCGATTCGTGAACTGGTCGGCGCCGACTACACCTTCCTCAACACTCGTTTGGCGCGGTACTACGGTCTAACCGAATCGGATGCCGACATCGCTGATTTGGATGACCAAACTAAACTGGTTCGCGTCGATCCCGAGTCTCCTCGTGGTGGACTGCTCAGCCATGGTTCGATCCTCAAAGTCACCGCTGCGGGCAACGATACGTCCCCTGTTTTGCGTGGCATTTGGGTTTCCGAACGAATTCTCGGCATCGAAATCCCGTCACCGCCTGAGAATGTTCCCGCGGTGGAACCAGACATCCGTGGCGCGAAAACCATTCGCGAATTGCTGGCCAAACACCAAGCCGATGCGTCTTGTGCCGCATGTCACCAAAATATCGACCCGCCCGGTTTTGCACTTGAAAACTTCGACGCCGGTGGCCGTTGGCGTGAACGCTACATGCAGAAACGCGGCAACGCCTACAAACCCGGTCCCGCCGTCGACCCAAGTTTTGAAATGCCCGAAGGGTCAACGTTTGACTCCTTCGTTACTTTTCGAAACCTGATCGCGAAGAAGGACGAACGATTGGCCGCGAACGTTGCGTCGCACTTTGTCACTTACGCTACCGGCCAAACCATCCAGTTTGCTGATCGCGATCGAATCGAAAAGATTGTCTCGAATTCGAGAGACAACCAATTCGGCTTTCGGTCGCTTTTAGATGAAGTCATCCGAAGCGATTTGTTTCTTTCCAAATAA
- a CDS encoding DUF1552 domain-containing protein has product MKRSNLHSRSPLKRRTLLRGSGVAMGLPFLSAMRPSFADNDGGEESGRAKRFVAMTVGLGLLPENLVPEGEGTSYQPSRYLKALQDLREKVTVVSGSSHPGVNGGHRAEASILTATPMGSSGAVNNTISIDQYLAKHKGHKTRFPSLVCSTGGSTSPCYTESGAMIPPITSASQLFAELFVNSSPAEREKQADRVRQGRSIMDIVAEDAKSLQRDLGSGDRDRLDAYFTSVRQLEQRMQQSQKWAEMPKPSVDASAPVDIRNPNDLIARMKTMCDVVSLALQTDSTRYVTLHLPGSGGVVPVDGVEEGYHSLSHHGRDETKLEQLALVEEAMIGQWGEFLRGLGQHGNSHGNLLDDTTVFLTSNLGNSSNHDNRNMPVLIAGGGFKHGGHLAFDRKNNYPLPNFYVSLLQQHGMEVDQFATSTGTMTGLGITG; this is encoded by the coding sequence ATGAAACGCAGCAACCTCCATTCGCGAAGTCCACTGAAACGCCGCACACTCTTGCGAGGCTCCGGCGTCGCGATGGGACTGCCGTTCCTGTCTGCGATGCGTCCATCATTCGCTGACAACGACGGCGGCGAAGAGTCGGGCCGCGCCAAACGATTTGTCGCCATGACGGTTGGCTTGGGATTGCTGCCCGAGAACTTGGTCCCCGAAGGCGAGGGAACGAGCTACCAACCCTCTCGCTATCTGAAGGCTCTGCAAGATCTTCGCGAAAAGGTGACGGTCGTCTCCGGCTCGTCTCACCCCGGCGTCAACGGTGGTCACCGTGCCGAAGCCAGCATTTTGACTGCGACGCCGATGGGCTCGTCAGGTGCCGTCAACAACACGATCTCCATCGATCAATACCTCGCCAAACACAAGGGTCACAAGACACGGTTCCCGTCGTTGGTGTGCAGCACCGGAGGCTCGACCAGCCCGTGCTACACCGAGAGTGGAGCGATGATCCCACCGATTACTTCCGCGTCGCAGTTGTTCGCCGAACTGTTTGTGAACAGCTCACCCGCGGAACGCGAAAAACAGGCAGACCGGGTACGCCAAGGTCGCAGCATCATGGACATCGTCGCCGAAGATGCAAAGTCGCTGCAGCGAGACCTGGGTAGTGGCGACCGCGACCGTTTGGACGCGTACTTCACGAGCGTACGTCAACTCGAACAACGCATGCAGCAATCGCAAAAGTGGGCTGAAATGCCAAAGCCCTCCGTGGATGCGAGCGCACCGGTCGATATCCGAAACCCCAATGATCTCATCGCGAGAATGAAAACGATGTGCGATGTCGTCTCCTTGGCCTTGCAAACCGATTCGACGCGTTACGTCACGTTGCACTTGCCCGGCAGCGGCGGTGTCGTTCCGGTCGATGGCGTCGAAGAAGGCTATCATTCACTCAGTCACCACGGCCGCGACGAGACCAAGCTCGAACAGCTCGCACTCGTCGAAGAAGCCATGATTGGGCAATGGGGCGAATTCCTTCGCGGACTTGGCCAACACGGCAATTCGCATGGCAATTTGTTGGATGACACCACCGTCTTCCTCACCAGCAACCTCGGCAACTCGTCCAACCACGACAATCGAAACATGCCCGTGTTGATCGCCGGAGGCGGATTCAAGCATGGCGGTCACTTGGCTTTTGACCGCAAGAACAACTACCCACTGCCAAACTTCTACGTCTCACTACTGCAACAGCATGGCATGGAAGTCGACCAGTTCGCCACAAGCACCGGCACCATGACCGGCTTGGGCATCACCGGTTGA
- a CDS encoding DUF1559 domain-containing protein: MVHTSVHSNRSRNGFTLVELLVVIAIIGVLVGLLLPAVQAAREAARRMSCGNNMKQLGLAMHNYHSAYNQLPTQGAGTTQAGAGIFNGSRQYNNASLSAFVGMLPFMEQQGLWEQISNPMNVDIDGASPPADTAPLPFPAMGPTPAYNWSGDAYIPYMTEIVAFRCPSDPGVSGSPGRARTNYAVNLGDSINHFQINGPYDNNFNVSSVYGTISRGTDRGAFGLRYTHKFRDILDGLSNTIALGEIATSLGDRDKRTQPALNAGGNTDSSGVPGNPSLCQQWVSPERPQFWSNGSDGGTAPSLEGADSVHFRGSSWATFYPAHTGFQTILPPNREACWVGHTLYPGLFPPSSQHPGGCHVVMADGAVKFITDSIEAGDSTAGTVNFVSFSTAKLTGVRAPGNASPYGLWGSLGTRASREVIGEEF; the protein is encoded by the coding sequence ATGGTCCACACGTCCGTCCACTCAAATCGAAGCCGAAACGGCTTCACCCTCGTAGAACTTCTGGTGGTGATCGCCATCATCGGTGTGCTCGTCGGGCTGTTGCTCCCGGCGGTTCAGGCGGCTCGCGAAGCGGCACGCCGCATGAGTTGTGGGAACAACATGAAGCAACTCGGTTTGGCGATGCACAATTACCACAGTGCCTACAACCAACTTCCCACTCAAGGTGCCGGAACCACACAAGCAGGAGCCGGGATTTTCAACGGCTCGCGACAATACAACAACGCTAGCCTTTCGGCATTCGTTGGCATGCTACCGTTTATGGAACAGCAGGGGCTTTGGGAACAAATCAGTAATCCCATGAACGTTGACATCGATGGCGCCAGCCCTCCAGCGGATACGGCACCATTGCCGTTTCCTGCAATGGGCCCGACCCCGGCTTACAACTGGAGCGGTGATGCCTACATCCCATATATGACTGAAATTGTTGCGTTCCGTTGCCCAAGTGATCCAGGCGTCAGCGGATCTCCCGGTCGTGCACGCACTAACTATGCCGTCAACCTTGGTGACTCGATCAATCACTTTCAAATTAACGGCCCCTACGACAACAACTTCAATGTCTCCAGTGTTTATGGAACGATCTCCAGAGGTACTGACCGTGGCGCATTTGGCCTTCGCTATACCCACAAGTTCCGCGACATTCTGGATGGCCTTTCTAACACCATCGCTCTGGGCGAGATCGCGACGTCATTGGGCGATCGCGACAAGCGAACACAGCCTGCCTTGAACGCTGGCGGTAACACCGATTCTTCGGGCGTGCCAGGAAACCCAAGCTTGTGCCAACAGTGGGTGAGCCCCGAGCGTCCTCAGTTCTGGTCCAACGGATCGGATGGCGGAACAGCACCTTCGCTCGAAGGAGCCGACAGCGTGCATTTCCGAGGCTCATCTTGGGCAACATTCTACCCCGCTCATACGGGCTTCCAGACCATCTTGCCACCCAACCGTGAAGCATGCTGGGTCGGACATACTCTGTACCCAGGTCTGTTCCCGCCTAGCAGTCAGCACCCCGGTGGATGCCATGTTGTGATGGCCGACGGAGCGGTCAAATTCATTACCGATAGCATCGAGGCTGGCGATTCGACAGCAGGAACAGTCAACTTCGTTTCCTTTAGCACCGCAAAGCTGACCGGCGTGCGTGCTCCCGGTAACGCCAGCCCTTATGGGCTCTGGGGTTCGCTTGGCACTCGTGCAAGCCGAGAGGTGATCGGGGAAGAATTCTAG
- a CDS encoding FG-GAP-like repeat-containing protein → MKVQSMQTRSCPSQTLHNKSIWLAWACIIVGLALAIGCGPSETPSSDSNSLEADGTNDSLSSAQAAFDRGDYDLASSLLRSCMIAQPDNVETIWLAARAEAKRDNLSRALDLAETITESDRPLQNDVIDFCVQTASDLDDHRRYEHALRQSIAANPTHPEGYHRLWQHFMRHGRTFEAAQVADLLTDRGQANADQLGSLIFRGQSYPRKFTGSELEQTSQLSNHFEPGEGRARYYFSVGDFLSARKELESSLADNSSNPPINVASAKALLGRVLAELQADDDFLKWHSLRKPSWEVYDDYWFAVGSHHFDHGRYESAIHSLLQALRRNTADLVTYQRIQQSFKALQQNERSEAFAARAAIVNESRETLKSLGLDPGNDELAEKISGHLLELGRPLESLRWAERSLPKTASRQLAQIGQQRRRLRGVPGLRQMMAEDAMFNLVPSQFDLQPLATKGTKETDELSWSAKANANVDIRVRDIASEVGLEFKWYQGEEVDLSSIALYESLGGGVGVIDYDADGNPDLYFAQGSADPPELRGTRPNQLFRNLGKRFVAVEQQSQCDEFGYSQGISVGDVNQDGWPDLLVANIGLNRLFINCADGTFRDATDQMHGQDERFTSSMAIADIDGDALPDLFEVNYIQLEGAFDPPQFDSQGRELLQGPLSQLPESDHWYRGDGRGNFVGSEIDESIAKAGTGLGIVITNIDGRVGNDVFVGNDARPNHLLTTKEGHWKDIASIQGVASGRFGLSTACMGIATGDFNRDGRFDMHVSNFINEYDNLFLQNEGGTFRDVAPSYQLPRFCSNNVGFGSKSLDLDRDGWLDVMTTNGHIFDQSHLDEPFRQKPLLIHCCKDRFERARVSASSDYFSQEHLGRGLAKLDWNQDGRVDFVVTHLDRPTALLELDTDTIGRGLQLELIGVQSERDAIGTRVTIKAAHGSLVDWVTAGDGYLCTDEALLDFGLADCDRVDEIRVQWPSGATQTFRDIATGRRYLIVENESVLHQR, encoded by the coding sequence ATGAAAGTCCAGTCGATGCAGACTCGCAGTTGCCCATCTCAAACTTTGCATAACAAGTCGATATGGCTAGCATGGGCATGCATCATCGTTGGATTGGCTTTAGCGATCGGCTGCGGTCCTTCTGAAACACCTTCCAGCGATTCAAACTCGCTGGAGGCGGATGGAACAAATGATTCACTGAGCAGTGCTCAAGCCGCTTTCGATCGTGGTGACTACGACCTCGCATCGAGCCTCCTGCGTTCTTGTATGATTGCTCAGCCTGACAACGTGGAAACAATTTGGTTGGCCGCACGTGCGGAAGCAAAACGCGACAATCTCTCGCGGGCGCTGGATCTTGCCGAGACCATCACCGAGTCGGATCGGCCGCTGCAAAACGATGTCATCGACTTCTGCGTGCAGACCGCATCGGACCTGGATGACCATCGTCGGTATGAACATGCCCTACGGCAATCCATCGCGGCAAATCCAACGCACCCCGAAGGTTACCATCGTTTATGGCAACACTTTATGAGGCATGGGCGGACGTTTGAGGCAGCCCAGGTGGCGGACTTGCTGACCGATCGAGGGCAAGCAAACGCTGACCAACTGGGTTCGCTTATTTTCCGTGGTCAATCGTACCCCCGAAAATTCACTGGCTCAGAGCTCGAACAAACATCGCAGCTATCGAACCACTTCGAACCCGGTGAAGGACGAGCCCGATATTACTTCTCTGTCGGTGACTTTCTGAGTGCGAGGAAAGAACTGGAGTCATCACTCGCTGACAACTCATCCAATCCACCCATCAATGTGGCGTCCGCGAAAGCCTTGCTTGGCCGCGTGTTGGCTGAGCTCCAAGCCGACGATGATTTTCTCAAATGGCACTCGTTGCGAAAACCGTCTTGGGAAGTCTACGACGATTACTGGTTCGCGGTCGGAAGCCACCACTTCGACCACGGCCGGTACGAGTCCGCCATACATTCACTTCTGCAAGCACTCCGGCGTAATACCGCCGACCTCGTTACTTACCAACGGATTCAACAATCATTCAAAGCTCTTCAGCAAAACGAACGCAGCGAAGCTTTCGCGGCAAGAGCCGCCATTGTCAACGAATCACGTGAGACATTGAAATCACTGGGACTCGATCCTGGCAACGATGAATTGGCCGAAAAGATCAGCGGCCACCTGCTCGAACTTGGGCGGCCGCTTGAATCGCTTCGATGGGCCGAGCGAAGCCTTCCAAAAACCGCGTCGAGACAATTGGCTCAGATAGGCCAGCAACGGCGGCGACTTCGCGGAGTCCCCGGCTTACGTCAAATGATGGCGGAAGACGCGATGTTTAACCTGGTGCCTTCGCAATTTGATCTGCAACCGCTCGCAACGAAGGGCACGAAAGAGACTGACGAATTGAGTTGGTCTGCGAAGGCGAATGCCAATGTTGACATACGCGTCCGAGATATTGCTTCCGAAGTGGGACTGGAATTCAAGTGGTACCAAGGCGAGGAAGTCGACCTGTCATCGATTGCTCTGTATGAATCGCTGGGAGGTGGTGTTGGCGTGATCGACTATGACGCTGACGGAAACCCAGACTTGTATTTTGCCCAAGGTTCAGCTGATCCGCCCGAACTACGTGGAACCCGACCCAATCAACTCTTCCGCAACCTTGGCAAGCGGTTTGTTGCAGTCGAGCAGCAAAGCCAATGCGACGAGTTTGGATACTCTCAGGGCATCAGTGTCGGTGACGTCAACCAAGATGGGTGGCCCGATTTATTGGTTGCAAACATCGGTCTCAATCGACTCTTCATCAATTGCGCCGATGGTACCTTTCGCGATGCAACCGATCAGATGCACGGACAGGACGAACGCTTCACATCGTCGATGGCGATTGCAGATATCGATGGCGACGCGTTGCCTGATCTGTTCGAAGTCAATTACATCCAACTCGAAGGCGCGTTCGATCCACCACAATTCGACTCGCAGGGACGAGAACTGCTCCAAGGCCCCCTCAGCCAGCTTCCTGAATCGGATCACTGGTATCGCGGCGACGGACGTGGCAATTTCGTTGGAAGCGAAATTGATGAATCCATCGCGAAGGCGGGCACGGGACTGGGCATCGTGATCACCAACATCGATGGCCGCGTTGGAAACGATGTCTTTGTTGGCAATGACGCCCGTCCAAACCATCTGCTAACGACGAAAGAAGGTCACTGGAAAGACATCGCCAGTATTCAAGGAGTCGCTAGCGGTCGCTTCGGCCTCTCGACCGCCTGCATGGGAATCGCCACGGGTGATTTCAACCGAGACGGTCGATTCGACATGCACGTCAGCAATTTCATCAACGAATACGACAATCTGTTCCTGCAAAACGAAGGCGGAACGTTTCGCGACGTTGCGCCGAGCTATCAGTTGCCGCGTTTCTGCTCCAACAACGTTGGCTTCGGCTCCAAGAGCCTGGACCTGGACCGGGACGGATGGCTGGACGTGATGACGACCAACGGTCATATCTTTGACCAAAGCCACCTCGACGAGCCCTTCCGGCAGAAACCACTTCTAATTCACTGCTGCAAAGACCGATTCGAACGAGCCAGGGTCTCGGCGTCCTCCGACTACTTTTCCCAAGAACATTTAGGACGAGGTTTGGCAAAGCTAGATTGGAACCAAGACGGACGTGTCGATTTTGTTGTCACCCACTTGGATCGCCCGACCGCGTTGCTGGAGCTCGACACAGACACCATCGGACGAGGACTGCAACTGGAGTTGATCGGCGTGCAGAGCGAACGAGACGCGATTGGAACCCGTGTCACGATCAAAGCGGCACACGGCAGCTTGGTGGATTGGGTCACGGCGGGCGATGGCTACTTGTGTACCGACGAAGCCCTGCTGGACTTCGGGTTGGCGGATTGCGACAGGGTCGACGAAATCCGTGTCCAGTGGCCCAGTGGCGCCACTCAGACGTTCCGAGACATCGCGACCGGCCGACGCTACTTGATCGTCGAAAACGAATCGGTTCTGCACCAGAGGTAG
- a CDS encoding DUF1559 domain-containing protein — MRRSDSTRLSRSSGFTLVELLVVIAIIGVMVGLLLPAVQSAREAARRMQCSNNMKQLGLAVHNYHSTFNMFPANIGSQTTTGSPYRGASWLVQILPQMEQSPLYEKLTFVDTDFSTQDAVNRNWEVLDNAIVPGFNCPSNPMQNYRDNNANGDTTAIGAPDTYKTQIVDYVGVAGYYYTPGIRQGDSTWQPGGRSDGSRNVWTGYGWMQDAGIIGINNSKYRNPKFASILDGTSQTIAIGEHSAEMPHADKTRTDSRPSSHAGGAWNAGPSQHGWLGWTANITVPRWPINSIYSGNYTQLYGYTLHNGFRSNHVGGAMFTMGDGAVKFITDSIDFDDVFMAMNGRNDRFVYQYEF; from the coding sequence ATGCGTCGTTCTGACTCCACTCGTTTATCCAGAAGTTCCGGCTTCACCCTCGTCGAACTGCTCGTCGTGATCGCCATCATTGGCGTGATGGTCGGCCTGTTGCTTCCAGCCGTTCAATCGGCTCGCGAGGCCGCACGCCGCATGCAGTGTTCCAACAACATGAAGCAGTTGGGATTGGCCGTCCACAACTACCACAGCACCTTCAACATGTTCCCGGCCAACATCGGCTCGCAAACCACCACTGGCTCGCCTTATCGCGGAGCTTCATGGCTCGTGCAGATTCTTCCGCAAATGGAACAATCGCCTCTCTATGAGAAGCTCACCTTCGTCGATACCGACTTCAGCACCCAAGACGCTGTGAACCGAAACTGGGAAGTCCTCGATAACGCAATCGTTCCTGGGTTCAACTGCCCGTCGAACCCAATGCAGAACTATCGCGACAACAACGCCAACGGCGACACCACCGCAATTGGCGCACCTGACACCTACAAAACTCAAATCGTCGACTACGTCGGTGTTGCTGGTTACTACTACACACCAGGGATTCGCCAAGGCGATAGCACCTGGCAACCGGGCGGACGTAGCGACGGCTCGCGTAACGTTTGGACCGGCTACGGCTGGATGCAAGACGCTGGCATCATCGGCATTAACAACTCGAAGTACCGCAACCCTAAATTCGCGAGCATCCTCGACGGAACCAGCCAAACGATCGCGATCGGCGAACACTCCGCTGAAATGCCTCACGCTGACAAGACACGTACCGACAGTCGCCCGAGCAGCCACGCTGGTGGAGCCTGGAACGCTGGACCTTCACAGCACGGCTGGTTGGGTTGGACCGCCAACATCACGGTTCCACGTTGGCCCATCAACAGCATCTACTCGGGCAACTACACCCAACTGTACGGCTACACGCTGCACAACGGTTTCCGCTCCAACCACGTCGGCGGTGCAATGTTCACGATGGGCGATGGTGCGGTCAAATTCATCACCGACAGCATCGACTTTGATGATGTCTTCATGGCGATGAACGGACGCAATGACCGTTTCGTCTACCAGTATGAATTCTAA
- a CDS encoding carboxypeptidase-like regulatory domain-containing protein has product MNGLSRLLTGTATLAVLTFITGCGPELPPIGEVTGLVTQDGKPVEGVALEFVPTEGGRPSMAVTDSEGRYSAMFTADTDGALVGKHSIRYEINGPAAPMPASPDAEFIPTSKKPDMGGKTKIEPSEVEVVDGSNEINFEFVAG; this is encoded by the coding sequence ATGAACGGGTTATCGAGACTTCTCACCGGAACGGCGACGCTTGCCGTACTCACTTTTATCACGGGATGCGGCCCCGAGCTGCCCCCCATCGGCGAAGTCACGGGGCTGGTTACCCAAGACGGAAAACCTGTTGAAGGTGTCGCACTTGAGTTTGTTCCTACCGAGGGTGGGCGACCATCCATGGCGGTGACGGACAGTGAGGGTCGCTACAGTGCGATGTTCACCGCCGACACCGACGGAGCTCTCGTCGGAAAACATTCCATTCGCTACGAGATCAACGGCCCAGCCGCTCCGATGCCGGCCAGCCCGGACGCTGAGTTCATCCCAACTTCCAAGAAGCCCGACATGGGCGGAAAAACAAAGATCGAACCAAGCGAAGTCGAAGTCGTCGACGGCAGCAACGAAATCAACTTTGAGTTTGTTGCTGGATGA
- a CDS encoding carboxypeptidase regulatory-like domain-containing protein encodes MSLLRIAIGSCLLMTIGCEPQPSSKLGQVTGTVFHDGVPVPNMAIEFHPVSGGRPSLAFTNDSGQFEAIYLANVPGAKIGAHDIRYELTPGKLAADISPAEMLEIERPKIANGAILDLTRVTVKQGSNHFEFKLIPPPEGEMLPEEAGYEASAPPADPGPAVDADEPEVMLFVQPIKEDAPADEAAPE; translated from the coding sequence ATGAGTCTTCTGCGAATTGCGATTGGATCGTGCCTGCTGATGACGATTGGTTGCGAACCGCAACCATCGTCAAAGCTGGGGCAAGTGACCGGCACAGTCTTTCATGACGGTGTGCCGGTCCCGAACATGGCAATCGAATTCCACCCAGTCTCCGGCGGGCGTCCATCGCTCGCCTTCACGAATGACAGTGGGCAATTCGAAGCGATCTATCTAGCCAATGTTCCTGGGGCGAAGATTGGCGCACACGACATTCGCTATGAACTGACACCAGGCAAATTGGCGGCTGATATCTCTCCGGCAGAAATGCTGGAGATTGAACGACCCAAGATTGCAAACGGAGCGATCCTCGACCTGACTCGCGTGACCGTGAAGCAAGGCAGCAATCACTTCGAATTCAAATTGATTCCGCCTCCCGAAGGAGAAATGCTTCCTGAAGAAGCGGGATACGAAGCTTCGGCACCGCCCGCGGATCCCGGTCCAGCAGTTGATGCCGACGAACCCGAAGTGATGCTTTTTGTTCAGCCAATCAAAGAAGACGCACCAGCAGACGAAGCCGCACCGGAATGA